A genomic stretch from Pieris brassicae chromosome 9, ilPieBrab1.1, whole genome shotgun sequence includes:
- the LOC123714607 gene encoding MD-2-related lipid-recognition protein-like, whose amino-acid sequence MFKFLIFSAFFGVIAAESVKFTPCEGSPPCSISEVRIHPCTHPDQCKLKKGNTYSLSYDFKPEFSADKMKTGLFWAKENEDIPFPDMHNADACQYTACPIVAEKLQTFDYSLRLSKKLPSGQYPFKLMLWDENDKSKNCCFKTNIELRRK is encoded by the exons atgtttaaatttcttatattttccGCATTCTTCGGAGTAATTGCAGCCGAATCGGTGAAGTTCACACCTTGTGAGGGAT cGCCACCATGCTCTATCTCAGAAGTGCGGATACACCCTTGCACCCACCCTGACCAGTGCAAGTTGAAGAAAGGGAACACCTACTCCTTATCATACGACTTTAAGCCtg aattctCAGCTGACAAGATGAAGACTGGTCTCTTCTGGGCAAAGGAGAATGAAGATATACCCTTCCCTGATATGCACAACGCTGACGCTTGCCAATACACGGCCTGTCCTATCGTCGCCGAGAAACTACAGACATTTGACTACAGCCTGCGACTCTCAAAGAAATTGCCTAGC ggCCAGTACCCCTTCAAACTGATGCTCTGGGATGAAAATGACAAGTCCAAGAATTGCTGTTTCAAGACAAACATTGAACTGAGAAggaaataa